The Nitriliruptor alkaliphilus DSM 45188 genome includes a region encoding these proteins:
- a CDS encoding lytic transglycosylase domain-containing protein translates to MAVGRRWAARTPAGLVLLLAVVVATAGSATLVQRGASPTPLAAPAGVTALISGDELVRFDPVPPAPPALPPPSDPEPEPEPEPEQEPEPEPEPEPAPEAVPASVDERATQRPGDVDGRMIASPLPMLDRDQLAATAARVGIPERALAAYASAALRLREERPSCNLTWVTLAGVGYVESHHGTIGGRQLLPDGTPTSPIIGVPLDGGPNVRAIPDTDGGRYDGDTTWDRAVGPMQFIPSTWARWGADGNGDGQADPQHIDDAALAAARYLCASGRDLTHSSNWGQALWSYNRSESYIRHVLAVANTYADRANAG, encoded by the coding sequence GTGGCGGTAGGACGGCGGTGGGCGGCGCGGACCCCTGCGGGGCTCGTGCTGCTCCTTGCTGTCGTGGTGGCCACGGCAGGGTCGGCGACGCTCGTCCAACGGGGGGCGTCACCGACACCCTTGGCCGCACCCGCCGGGGTGACCGCGCTGATCAGCGGCGACGAGCTGGTCCGGTTCGATCCGGTACCGCCGGCCCCACCCGCGCTGCCCCCACCGAGCGATCCCGAACCGGAGCCGGAACCGGAGCCCGAGCAGGAACCCGAGCCCGAGCCGGAGCCCGAACCGGCGCCCGAGGCGGTGCCCGCATCCGTCGACGAACGGGCGACCCAGCGGCCCGGTGACGTCGATGGCCGGATGATCGCCAGTCCGCTGCCCATGCTCGACCGCGATCAGCTCGCCGCGACCGCGGCCCGCGTGGGGATCCCCGAACGGGCCCTGGCCGCCTACGCCAGCGCCGCGCTCCGCCTCCGCGAGGAGCGGCCGAGCTGCAACCTCACCTGGGTCACGCTGGCTGGCGTGGGCTACGTCGAATCCCACCACGGGACCATCGGTGGCCGCCAGCTGCTGCCCGACGGGACCCCGACCAGCCCGATCATCGGTGTGCCGCTCGACGGCGGCCCGAACGTGCGGGCCATCCCCGACACCGACGGTGGCCGGTACGACGGTGACACCACCTGGGACCGCGCCGTCGGACCGATGCAGTTCATCCCCTCGACCTGGGCCCGCTGGGGCGCCGACGGCAACGGCGACGGGCAGGCCGACCCCCAGCACATCGACGACGCGGCCCTGGCCGCCGCCAGGTACCTGTGCGCGTCCGGCCGCGACCTGACCCACAGTTCGAACTGGGGCCAGGCGCTGTGGAGCTACAACCGCTCAGAGTCCTACATCCGGCACGTGCTGGCGGTGGCCAACACCTACGCCGACCGGGCGAACGCCGGCTGA